One part of the Anopheles coustani chromosome 2, idAnoCousDA_361_x.2, whole genome shotgun sequence genome encodes these proteins:
- the LOC131263190 gene encoding uncharacterized protein LOC131263190 isoform X3 — MTRTNRADGVQRLPPNVGRECLQEIKQEDPLQLAQEDLHETDEEKPHIIENDPNGPPATVSSSPKTEALDGWRSLISSESGVAFDRWFHTISARLSTLEKAFSSQAITIALLTEEKDQLKTANARNESSIAQLRKELQMAQNSQRALTTEKSSDKASPAKQLQQASNVPLAPRLTTLPNTSAKVLTTAPRQAIGSSGQILRNNIGCKRQRQSSATPSSDDETRTSDIPSPRASSSPPPLSPVAAVPSTSTEVLAEEFYLVPVKKSKPRSNISASIPNSDSQTFNFTLIASVEELKKFEADLGQADGIYRQKVYNWLRSSLTPCDYFRTSIHEAIDLLFCRKFFAKLSWSGNGVWSLKDIPFRAYTNIVELFVDVAKSNGANPTRKQITDYIQIKLRHARRRTDCTMVELKMTNARNESLIAQLKKELQMARTSQRALTTEVSSDKAGPAKQLQQARNVPLAPRITTLSNTSAKVLAIGHLTGETRTSDIPSPRASSSPPPLSPAVPSTSTEVLAEEFYLVPVKKSKPRSNISASIPNSDSQSFNFTLIASVEELKKFEADLGQADGIYRQEVFDWLRSSLTPCEYFQTPIHETIDLLFCRKFFAKLSWAGNGVWSLKDIPFRAYTNIVELFVDVAKSNGANPTRRQITDYIQIKLRHARRRLSCKMLRKSTTHIRNQKK; from the exons ATGACCCGAACAAACAGAGCAGATGGTGTACAACGGCTTCCACCGAACGTGGGGCGGGAATGTttacaagaaataaaacaggaaGATCCACTCCAGCTAGCGCAGGAAGATCTGCACGAGACCGACGAAGAAAAGCCACACATAATCGAAAATGATCCGAATGGACCACCGGCAACAGTTTCTTCTTCGCCGAAAACTGAAGCACTGGATGGATGGCGCTCGCTAATATCTTCAGAAAGCGGTGTAGCCTTTGACCGCTGGTTTCATACGATTTCCGCTAGGCTATCTACTTTGGAAAAGGCGTTTTCATCACAGGCCATTACAATAGCATTACTTACTGAGGAAAAGGATCAGTTAAAAACAGCCAACGCTCGCAACGAAAGCTCAATCGCGCAGCTAAGGAAAGAACTACAAATGGCACAAAACAGCCAGCGGGCTCTTACAACCGAAAAGTCGAGTGACAAGGCTAGTCCAGCCAAACAGTTACAACAAGCAAGCAATGTTCCCTTGGCACCAAGATTAACCACTCTACCAAATACTTCAGCAAAAG TGTTAACCACAGCACCCAGGCAAGCGATTGGAAGTAGTGGACAAATTCTTCGAAATAACATAGGTTGTAAAAGACAACGTCAATCCTCTGCTACGCCGAGCAGCGATG ATGAAACAAGGACATCAGACATCCCATCTCCTAGAGCTTCTAGCTCCCCACCACCTCTCAGCCCAG TTGCAGCCGTACCTTCTACGAGCACCGAAGTGTTAGCGGAGGAGTTTTATCTCGTACCAGTCAAAAAATCCAAACCTCGATCAAACATCTCAGCTTCCATACCAAATAGTG ATTCACAGACCTTCAACTTTACATTGATAGCTAGTGTGGAGGAACTGAAGAAATTTGAGGCCGATCTTGGACAAGCAGATGGAATCTATAGGCAAAAAGTTTACAATTGGTTGAGATCATCCTTAACGCCTTGCGACTACTTTCGAACATCTATACACGAGGCAATCGATCTTTTATTCTGCCGAAAATTCTTCGCCAAATTAAGCTGGTCAGGAAATGGGGTTTGGAGTTTAAAAGATATCCCCTTTAGGGCATACACCAACATTGTTGAGCTATTTGTTGATGTTGCCAAATCGAACGGCGCGAACCCAACGAGAAAGCAAATCACAGACTACATACAAATTAAACTACGGCACGCCAGAAGGCGGACAGATTGTACGATG GTTGAACTAAAAATGACCAACGCTCGCAACGAAAGCTTAATTGCACAGCTTAAGAAAGAGCTACAAATGGCACGAACCAGCCAACGGGCTCTTACAACCGAAGTGTCGAGTGACAAGGCTGGTCCAGCCAAACAGTTGCAACAAGCAAGGAACGTTCCCTTGGCACCAAGAATAACGACTCTATCAAATACTTCAGCAAAAG TGTTAGCCATAGGACATTTAACAGGTGAAACAAGGACATCCGACATCCCATCTCCTCGAGCTTCTAGCTCCCCACCACCTCTCAGCCCAG CCGTACCTTCTACGAGCACCGAAGTGTTAGCGGAGGAGTTTTATCTCGTACCCGTGAAAAAATCCAAACCTCGATCAAACATCTCAGCTTCCATACCAAATAGTG ATTCACAGAGCTTCAACTTTACATTGATAGCTAGTGTGGAGGAACTGAAGAAATTTGAGGCCGATCTTGGACAAGCAGATGGGATCTATAGGCAAGaagttttcgattggttgagATCATCCTTAACGCCCTGcgaatattttcaaacacccATACACGAGACAATCGATCTTTTATTCTGCCGAAAATTCTTCGCCAAATTAAGCTGGGCAGGAAATGGGGTTTGGAGTTTAAAAGATATCCCCTTTAGGGCATACACCAACATTGTTGAGCTATTTGTTGATGTTGCCAAATCGAACGGCGCGAACCCAACGAGAAGGCAAATCACAGACTACATACAAATTAAACTACGGCATGCCAGAAGGCGGTTAAGTTGTAAGATGTTGAGAAAATCTACCACGCATATACGCAATCAGAAGAAATAA
- the LOC131266713 gene encoding phosphoglycerate kinase, protein MALNKLSIENVDLKGKRVFMRVDFNVPIKEGKITSNQRIVAALDSIKFALEKGAKSVVLASHLGRPDGNKNVKYTLAPVADELKKLLGRDVTFLNDCVGAEVEAACKDPAAGSVILLENVRFYVEEEGKGVDASGNKVKADKDKVKTFRESLAKLGDVYVNDAFGTAHRAHSSMMGEGYSQRAAGLLLNKELRYFSQALDNPPRPFLAILGGAKVADKIQLIENLLDKVNEMIIGGGMAFTFLKVLNNMEIGASLFDAEGAKIVQNLVDKAKKNNVQLHLPVDFVTGDKFAEDAATGEATVAGGIPAGHLGLDIGPKTREAFAAPIARSKIIVWNGPPGVFEFPNFANGTKSLMDGVVAATKAGTVSIIGGGDTASCCAKWGTESQVSHVSTGGGASLELLEGKVLPGVDALSSA, encoded by the exons ATGGCTTTGAATAAGCTAAGCATTGAAAATGTTGACCTGAAGGGCAAACGTGTGTTTATGCG CGTTGATTTTAACGTCCCTATCAAGGAGGGTAAAATTACCAGCAACCAGCGCATTGTGGCCGCCTTGGATAGCATCAAGTTTGCGCTCGAGAAGGGTGCCAAATCGGTGGTGCTGGCCTCTCATCTTGGCCGCCCGgatggaaacaaaaatgtcaAGTATACGCTGGCACCGGTCGCGGACGAGCTGAAGAAGCTGCTCGGTCGTGACGTAACGTTCCTGAACGATTGCGTCGGTGCCGAGGTGGAGGCTGCGTGCAAGGATCCGGCTGCCGGCTCGGTGATCCTGCTGGAAAACGTCCGCTTCTACGTGGAGGAGGAGGGCAAGGGTGTCGATGCCAGTGGTAACAag GTTAAGGCTGACAAAGATAAGGTCAAAACATTCCGCGAGAGCCTGGCCAAGCTCGGTGACGTGTACGTGAACGATGCCTTCGGTACGGCACACCGTGCCCACAGCTCGATGATGGGCGAGGGCTACAGCCAGCGGGCGGCCGGTTTGCTGCTGAACAAGGAGCTCCGCTACTTCTCGCAGGCCCTCGATAATCCACCCCGGCCGTTCCTGGCCATTCTCGGCGGTGCGAAGGTGGCCGATAAGATACAGCTTATCGAAAACCTGCTGGACAAGGTGAACGAAATGATCATCGGCGGCGGAATGGCGTTCACCTTCCTGAAGGTGCTGAACAACATGGAAATTGGCGCATCCCTATTTGATGCCGAGGGTGCCAAGATCGTGCAGAATCTCGTGGATAAGGCGAAGAAGAACAACGTGCAGCTGCATCTACCGGTCGACTTTGTGACGGGTGATAAGTTCGCGGAAGATGCCGCGACCGGAGAAGCAACGGTGGCGGGAGGCATCCCCGCCGGTCACCTCGGTCTCGATATCGGCCCGAAGACACGTGAAGCGTTCGCGGCTCCGATCGCACGCTCGAAAATTATCGTCTGGAACGGACCGCCCGGTGTGTTCGAGTTCCCGAACTTTGCCAACGGCACCAAGTCGCTCATGGATGGCGTGGTGGCGGCCACGAAGGCTGGTACCGTGTCGATCATCGGGGGTGGGGATACGGCGTCATGCTGCGCCAAGTGGGGCACCGAGTCGCAGGTTTCGCACGTCTCGACCGGAGGTGGTGCTTCGTTGGAACTGCTCGAGGGCAAGGTGCTGCCGGGCGTTGATGCCCTGAGCAGCGCGTAA
- the LOC131263190 gene encoding uncharacterized protein LOC131263190 isoform X1: MTRTNRADGVQRLPPNVGRECLQEIKQEDPLQLAQEDLHETDEEKPHIIENDPNGPPATVSSSPKTEALDGWRSLISSESGVAFDRWFHTISARLSTLEKAFSSQAITIALLTEEKDQLKTANARNESSIAQLRKELQMAQNSQRALTTEKSSDKASPAKQLQQASNVPLAPRLTTLPNTSAKVLTTAPRQAIGSSGQILRNNIGCKRQRQSSATPSSDDETRTSDIPSPRASSSPPPLSPVAAVPSTSTEVLAEEFYLVPVKKSKPRSNISASIPNSDSQTFNFTLIASVEELKKFEADLGQADGIYRQKVYNWLRSSLTPCDYFRTSIHEAIDLLFCRKFFAKLSWSGNGVWSLKDIPFRAYTNIVELFVDVAKSNGANPTRKQITDYIQIKLRHARRRTDCTMVELKMTNARNESLIAQLKKELQMARTSQRALTTEVSSDKAGPAKQLQQARNVPLAPRITTLSNTSAKVLAIGHLTGETRTSDIPSPRASSSPPPLSPVAAVPSTSTEVLAEEFYLVPVKKSKPRSNISASIPNSDSQSFNFTLIASVEELKKFEADLGQADGIYRQEVFDWLRSSLTPCEYFQTPIHETIDLLFCRKFFAKLSWAGNGVWSLKDIPFRAYTNIVELFVDVAKSNGANPTRRQITDYIQIKLRHARRRLSCKMLRKSTTHIRNQKK, translated from the exons ATGACCCGAACAAACAGAGCAGATGGTGTACAACGGCTTCCACCGAACGTGGGGCGGGAATGTttacaagaaataaaacaggaaGATCCACTCCAGCTAGCGCAGGAAGATCTGCACGAGACCGACGAAGAAAAGCCACACATAATCGAAAATGATCCGAATGGACCACCGGCAACAGTTTCTTCTTCGCCGAAAACTGAAGCACTGGATGGATGGCGCTCGCTAATATCTTCAGAAAGCGGTGTAGCCTTTGACCGCTGGTTTCATACGATTTCCGCTAGGCTATCTACTTTGGAAAAGGCGTTTTCATCACAGGCCATTACAATAGCATTACTTACTGAGGAAAAGGATCAGTTAAAAACAGCCAACGCTCGCAACGAAAGCTCAATCGCGCAGCTAAGGAAAGAACTACAAATGGCACAAAACAGCCAGCGGGCTCTTACAACCGAAAAGTCGAGTGACAAGGCTAGTCCAGCCAAACAGTTACAACAAGCAAGCAATGTTCCCTTGGCACCAAGATTAACCACTCTACCAAATACTTCAGCAAAAG TGTTAACCACAGCACCCAGGCAAGCGATTGGAAGTAGTGGACAAATTCTTCGAAATAACATAGGTTGTAAAAGACAACGTCAATCCTCTGCTACGCCGAGCAGCGATG ATGAAACAAGGACATCAGACATCCCATCTCCTAGAGCTTCTAGCTCCCCACCACCTCTCAGCCCAG TTGCAGCCGTACCTTCTACGAGCACCGAAGTGTTAGCGGAGGAGTTTTATCTCGTACCAGTCAAAAAATCCAAACCTCGATCAAACATCTCAGCTTCCATACCAAATAGTG ATTCACAGACCTTCAACTTTACATTGATAGCTAGTGTGGAGGAACTGAAGAAATTTGAGGCCGATCTTGGACAAGCAGATGGAATCTATAGGCAAAAAGTTTACAATTGGTTGAGATCATCCTTAACGCCTTGCGACTACTTTCGAACATCTATACACGAGGCAATCGATCTTTTATTCTGCCGAAAATTCTTCGCCAAATTAAGCTGGTCAGGAAATGGGGTTTGGAGTTTAAAAGATATCCCCTTTAGGGCATACACCAACATTGTTGAGCTATTTGTTGATGTTGCCAAATCGAACGGCGCGAACCCAACGAGAAAGCAAATCACAGACTACATACAAATTAAACTACGGCACGCCAGAAGGCGGACAGATTGTACGATG GTTGAACTAAAAATGACCAACGCTCGCAACGAAAGCTTAATTGCACAGCTTAAGAAAGAGCTACAAATGGCACGAACCAGCCAACGGGCTCTTACAACCGAAGTGTCGAGTGACAAGGCTGGTCCAGCCAAACAGTTGCAACAAGCAAGGAACGTTCCCTTGGCACCAAGAATAACGACTCTATCAAATACTTCAGCAAAAG TGTTAGCCATAGGACATTTAACAGGTGAAACAAGGACATCCGACATCCCATCTCCTCGAGCTTCTAGCTCCCCACCACCTCTCAGCCCAG TTGCAGCCGTACCTTCTACGAGCACCGAAGTGTTAGCGGAGGAGTTTTATCTCGTACCCGTGAAAAAATCCAAACCTCGATCAAACATCTCAGCTTCCATACCAAATAGTG ATTCACAGAGCTTCAACTTTACATTGATAGCTAGTGTGGAGGAACTGAAGAAATTTGAGGCCGATCTTGGACAAGCAGATGGGATCTATAGGCAAGaagttttcgattggttgagATCATCCTTAACGCCCTGcgaatattttcaaacacccATACACGAGACAATCGATCTTTTATTCTGCCGAAAATTCTTCGCCAAATTAAGCTGGGCAGGAAATGGGGTTTGGAGTTTAAAAGATATCCCCTTTAGGGCATACACCAACATTGTTGAGCTATTTGTTGATGTTGCCAAATCGAACGGCGCGAACCCAACGAGAAGGCAAATCACAGACTACATACAAATTAAACTACGGCATGCCAGAAGGCGGTTAAGTTGTAAGATGTTGAGAAAATCTACCACGCATATACGCAATCAGAAGAAATAA
- the LOC131263190 gene encoding uncharacterized protein LOC131263190 isoform X2 produces MTRTNRADGVQRLPPNVGRECLQEIKQEDPLQLAQEDLHETDEEKPHIIENDPNGPPATVSSSPKTEALDGWRSLISSESGVAFDRWFHTISARLSTLEKAFSSQAITIALLTEEKDQLKTANARNESSIAQLRKELQMAQNSQRALTTEKSSDKASPAKQLQQASNVPLAPRLTTLPNTSAKVLTTAPRQAIGSSGQILRNNIGCKRQRQSSATPSSDDETRTSDIPSPRASSSPPPLSPAVPSTSTEVLAEEFYLVPVKKSKPRSNISASIPNSDSQTFNFTLIASVEELKKFEADLGQADGIYRQKVYNWLRSSLTPCDYFRTSIHEAIDLLFCRKFFAKLSWSGNGVWSLKDIPFRAYTNIVELFVDVAKSNGANPTRKQITDYIQIKLRHARRRTDCTMVELKMTNARNESLIAQLKKELQMARTSQRALTTEVSSDKAGPAKQLQQARNVPLAPRITTLSNTSAKVLAIGHLTGETRTSDIPSPRASSSPPPLSPVAAVPSTSTEVLAEEFYLVPVKKSKPRSNISASIPNSDSQSFNFTLIASVEELKKFEADLGQADGIYRQEVFDWLRSSLTPCEYFQTPIHETIDLLFCRKFFAKLSWAGNGVWSLKDIPFRAYTNIVELFVDVAKSNGANPTRRQITDYIQIKLRHARRRLSCKMLRKSTTHIRNQKK; encoded by the exons ATGACCCGAACAAACAGAGCAGATGGTGTACAACGGCTTCCACCGAACGTGGGGCGGGAATGTttacaagaaataaaacaggaaGATCCACTCCAGCTAGCGCAGGAAGATCTGCACGAGACCGACGAAGAAAAGCCACACATAATCGAAAATGATCCGAATGGACCACCGGCAACAGTTTCTTCTTCGCCGAAAACTGAAGCACTGGATGGATGGCGCTCGCTAATATCTTCAGAAAGCGGTGTAGCCTTTGACCGCTGGTTTCATACGATTTCCGCTAGGCTATCTACTTTGGAAAAGGCGTTTTCATCACAGGCCATTACAATAGCATTACTTACTGAGGAAAAGGATCAGTTAAAAACAGCCAACGCTCGCAACGAAAGCTCAATCGCGCAGCTAAGGAAAGAACTACAAATGGCACAAAACAGCCAGCGGGCTCTTACAACCGAAAAGTCGAGTGACAAGGCTAGTCCAGCCAAACAGTTACAACAAGCAAGCAATGTTCCCTTGGCACCAAGATTAACCACTCTACCAAATACTTCAGCAAAAG TGTTAACCACAGCACCCAGGCAAGCGATTGGAAGTAGTGGACAAATTCTTCGAAATAACATAGGTTGTAAAAGACAACGTCAATCCTCTGCTACGCCGAGCAGCGATG ATGAAACAAGGACATCAGACATCCCATCTCCTAGAGCTTCTAGCTCCCCACCACCTCTCAGCCCAG CCGTACCTTCTACGAGCACCGAAGTGTTAGCGGAGGAGTTTTATCTCGTACCAGTCAAAAAATCCAAACCTCGATCAAACATCTCAGCTTCCATACCAAATAGTG ATTCACAGACCTTCAACTTTACATTGATAGCTAGTGTGGAGGAACTGAAGAAATTTGAGGCCGATCTTGGACAAGCAGATGGAATCTATAGGCAAAAAGTTTACAATTGGTTGAGATCATCCTTAACGCCTTGCGACTACTTTCGAACATCTATACACGAGGCAATCGATCTTTTATTCTGCCGAAAATTCTTCGCCAAATTAAGCTGGTCAGGAAATGGGGTTTGGAGTTTAAAAGATATCCCCTTTAGGGCATACACCAACATTGTTGAGCTATTTGTTGATGTTGCCAAATCGAACGGCGCGAACCCAACGAGAAAGCAAATCACAGACTACATACAAATTAAACTACGGCACGCCAGAAGGCGGACAGATTGTACGATG GTTGAACTAAAAATGACCAACGCTCGCAACGAAAGCTTAATTGCACAGCTTAAGAAAGAGCTACAAATGGCACGAACCAGCCAACGGGCTCTTACAACCGAAGTGTCGAGTGACAAGGCTGGTCCAGCCAAACAGTTGCAACAAGCAAGGAACGTTCCCTTGGCACCAAGAATAACGACTCTATCAAATACTTCAGCAAAAG TGTTAGCCATAGGACATTTAACAGGTGAAACAAGGACATCCGACATCCCATCTCCTCGAGCTTCTAGCTCCCCACCACCTCTCAGCCCAG TTGCAGCCGTACCTTCTACGAGCACCGAAGTGTTAGCGGAGGAGTTTTATCTCGTACCCGTGAAAAAATCCAAACCTCGATCAAACATCTCAGCTTCCATACCAAATAGTG ATTCACAGAGCTTCAACTTTACATTGATAGCTAGTGTGGAGGAACTGAAGAAATTTGAGGCCGATCTTGGACAAGCAGATGGGATCTATAGGCAAGaagttttcgattggttgagATCATCCTTAACGCCCTGcgaatattttcaaacacccATACACGAGACAATCGATCTTTTATTCTGCCGAAAATTCTTCGCCAAATTAAGCTGGGCAGGAAATGGGGTTTGGAGTTTAAAAGATATCCCCTTTAGGGCATACACCAACATTGTTGAGCTATTTGTTGATGTTGCCAAATCGAACGGCGCGAACCCAACGAGAAGGCAAATCACAGACTACATACAAATTAAACTACGGCATGCCAGAAGGCGGTTAAGTTGTAAGATGTTGAGAAAATCTACCACGCATATACGCAATCAGAAGAAATAA
- the LOC131263190 gene encoding uncharacterized protein LOC131263190 isoform X4: protein MTRTNRADGVQRLPPNVGRECLQEIKQEDPLQLAQEDLHETDEEKPHIIENDPNGPPATVSSSPKTEALDGWRSLISSESGVAFDRWFHTISARLSTLEKAFSSQAITIALLTEEKDQLKTANARNESSIAQLRKELQMAQNSQRALTTEKSSDKASPAKQLQQASNVPLAPRLTTLPNTSAKVLTTAPRQAIGSSGQILRNNIGCKRQRQSSATPSSDDETRTSDIPSPRASSSPPPLSPAVPSTSTEVLAEEFYLVPVKKSKPRSNISASIPNSDSQSFNFTLIASVEELKKFEADLGQADGIYRQEVFDWLRSSLTPCEYFQTPIHETIDLLFCRKFFAKLSWAGNGVWSLKDIPFRAYTNIVELFVDVAKSNGANPTRRQITDYIQIKLRHARRRLSCKMLRKSTTHIRNQKK, encoded by the exons ATGACCCGAACAAACAGAGCAGATGGTGTACAACGGCTTCCACCGAACGTGGGGCGGGAATGTttacaagaaataaaacaggaaGATCCACTCCAGCTAGCGCAGGAAGATCTGCACGAGACCGACGAAGAAAAGCCACACATAATCGAAAATGATCCGAATGGACCACCGGCAACAGTTTCTTCTTCGCCGAAAACTGAAGCACTGGATGGATGGCGCTCGCTAATATCTTCAGAAAGCGGTGTAGCCTTTGACCGCTGGTTTCATACGATTTCCGCTAGGCTATCTACTTTGGAAAAGGCGTTTTCATCACAGGCCATTACAATAGCATTACTTACTGAGGAAAAGGATCAGTTAAAAACAGCCAACGCTCGCAACGAAAGCTCAATCGCGCAGCTAAGGAAAGAACTACAAATGGCACAAAACAGCCAGCGGGCTCTTACAACCGAAAAGTCGAGTGACAAGGCTAGTCCAGCCAAACAGTTACAACAAGCAAGCAATGTTCCCTTGGCACCAAGATTAACCACTCTACCAAATACTTCAGCAAAAG TGTTAACCACAGCACCCAGGCAAGCGATTGGAAGTAGTGGACAAATTCTTCGAAATAACATAGGTTGTAAAAGACAACGTCAATCCTCTGCTACGCCGAGCAGCGATG ATGAAACAAGGACATCAGACATCCCATCTCCTAGAGCTTCTAGCTCCCCACCACCTCTCAGCCCAG CCGTACCTTCTACGAGCACCGAAGTGTTAGCGGAGGAGTTTTATCTCGTACCCGTGAAAAAATCCAAACCTCGATCAAACATCTCAGCTTCCATACCAAATAGTG ATTCACAGAGCTTCAACTTTACATTGATAGCTAGTGTGGAGGAACTGAAGAAATTTGAGGCCGATCTTGGACAAGCAGATGGGATCTATAGGCAAGaagttttcgattggttgagATCATCCTTAACGCCCTGcgaatattttcaaacacccATACACGAGACAATCGATCTTTTATTCTGCCGAAAATTCTTCGCCAAATTAAGCTGGGCAGGAAATGGGGTTTGGAGTTTAAAAGATATCCCCTTTAGGGCATACACCAACATTGTTGAGCTATTTGTTGATGTTGCCAAATCGAACGGCGCGAACCCAACGAGAAGGCAAATCACAGACTACATACAAATTAAACTACGGCATGCCAGAAGGCGGTTAAGTTGTAAGATGTTGAGAAAATCTACCACGCATATACGCAATCAGAAGAAATAA